The Thermonema lapsum genome window below encodes:
- a CDS encoding ferredoxin--NADP reductase — protein sequence MKTISLKIKEVRKLTADAVEITFEQPSGGVLSYEAGQFLTFILTIDGKEYQRSYSICSSPYTGELPKVGIKRVRGGVVSNYLNDYARSGMVITSQLPSGRFTPTIVPPHVENYVLWAGGSGITPMMSIIKSVLQANPEGKVSLFYANRNEASIMFYEDLKSLQADYPERLHITHILEEAPAAWSGLTGLLSPERVQELLRPLLQSHLPLSHWMCGPAAIMEQIQKGYDALQIGNQLHKEVFTASGGDAGAKKVSSHTQPEVSRVVIHFDRETYAFEVPKGRSILDVALEQGIDLPHSCQSGICTTCMGKLKKGKVELEVQEALSEQEIEEGYVLTCVGHPLTEEVEIEIN from the coding sequence ATGAAAACCATTTCTTTGAAAATAAAAGAGGTAAGAAAACTCACAGCCGACGCCGTTGAAATCACCTTCGAGCAGCCTTCTGGCGGTGTTCTTAGCTACGAAGCAGGGCAGTTTCTCACATTCATACTCACCATTGACGGCAAAGAGTATCAGCGCTCTTATTCTATCTGTTCCTCACCTTATACTGGTGAATTGCCCAAGGTAGGCATTAAACGTGTGCGAGGAGGGGTTGTGTCCAATTATTTGAACGACTATGCACGAAGCGGTATGGTTATCACCTCCCAGCTGCCATCGGGACGCTTTACCCCCACCATCGTGCCCCCACATGTCGAAAATTACGTGTTGTGGGCAGGTGGCAGCGGCATCACCCCTATGATGTCTATCATCAAGTCGGTACTTCAAGCCAATCCGGAAGGTAAGGTGTCTTTGTTTTATGCCAACCGCAACGAAGCAAGCATCATGTTTTATGAAGACTTAAAGTCGCTGCAGGCGGATTATCCGGAGCGTTTGCACATTACCCATATTTTGGAAGAAGCGCCTGCCGCATGGAGTGGACTCACCGGTTTGCTTTCCCCTGAACGGGTACAAGAGCTGCTCCGCCCTTTGCTACAAAGCCACCTACCTCTCAGCCACTGGATGTGTGGTCCTGCGGCTATAATGGAGCAAATACAGAAGGGATACGATGCCCTGCAAATAGGCAACCAGCTGCATAAAGAGGTGTTTACTGCTTCCGGAGGAGACGCTGGAGCAAAAAAGGTATCGAGCCATACACAACCGGAAGTGAGCCGTGTAGTTATTCATTTTGACCGTGAAACCTATGCGTTCGAAGTTCCTAAGGGACGCAGCATCTTAGATGTAGCCTTGGAACAAGGTATTGATTTGCCCCATTCTTGCCAGAGCGGCATTTGCACGACTTGCATGGGTAAACTCAAAAAAGGGAAAGTGGAGCTGGAAGTACAAGAGGCGCTCAGCGAGCAAGAGATAGAAGAAGGTTATGTGCTTACTTGCGTGGGGCACCCACTTACCGAAGAAGTGGAAATTGAAATAAACTAA
- a CDS encoding alpha/beta hydrolase produces MPIHLHTLPVKRTARFYTMGEPGIHIRHVWWCFHGYGQLATDFILPFSDFDDGKTLIIAPEGLSRFYLKAGTGQVGASWMTKEMREAEIMDYLHYFREVEKKLYASWMHSFQIHFLGFSQGCATVCRWLLHTTVAPAKLILWGGVFPHDWDFEKAAERLQGVPVYFVLGKEDRFITPEQLLSFIEMHKKYGFDMKPLFYEGGHEIKKEVLASLF; encoded by the coding sequence ATGCCGATTCACCTTCACACTTTGCCAGTCAAGCGGACGGCGCGTTTTTACACTATGGGAGAACCGGGTATTCATATACGTCATGTATGGTGGTGTTTTCATGGTTATGGGCAATTGGCTACCGATTTTATTTTGCCTTTTAGCGACTTCGATGACGGAAAAACTCTCATAATAGCCCCGGAAGGCTTGTCTCGTTTTTATTTAAAGGCAGGAACGGGACAAGTAGGCGCCTCTTGGATGACCAAAGAAATGCGGGAGGCTGAAATCATGGACTATCTGCACTACTTCCGGGAAGTGGAGAAAAAACTTTATGCCTCTTGGATGCACTCTTTTCAAATACATTTTTTGGGTTTTTCGCAAGGATGTGCTACGGTTTGCCGTTGGTTGTTGCATACGACCGTTGCACCGGCAAAGCTCATCCTTTGGGGAGGTGTCTTCCCGCACGATTGGGATTTTGAAAAAGCTGCTGAGCGCCTGCAAGGAGTCCCCGTTTACTTTGTATTGGGTAAAGAAGACCGCTTCATTACCCCCGAACAGCTTCTTTCTTTCATCGAAATGCATAAAAAATACGGCTTCGATATGAAGCCGTTGTTCTATGAAGGCGGGCACGAAATCAAAAAAGAGGTGCTTGCAAGTCTGTTTTAG
- a CDS encoding ribonuclease H family protein, whose translation MKNISWFYLILCVFFLGACGESIEEGASSTMTTAQDSARKASTRLSPEVIKGIIQSIPNPVEIAFLIEQIAEYDPTLLNSPQNVSKYNTDYRRALNLGIYSTDLGYANTYGKSQDVINYLSATRDLANGLNVEKYFDFEHIRKLAAYKDSLGVLVMESTRSLERMNEALQNEGRTDMTILILTGGWLEGLYLLCNVEREQHNEELAIRIAEQKIVLEQLLVLLRNYEDYNPKIKRLRSQLEELAALYEHVEVKYVPGKVKQVEIDGVLTIEQEQKAEVKFTLSDLNAILSKVREIRNQIVN comes from the coding sequence ATGAAGAACATATCATGGTTTTATCTTATTTTGTGCGTTTTTTTCTTAGGTGCTTGCGGTGAAAGCATCGAAGAAGGGGCATCCTCTACAATGACTACCGCACAAGATAGTGCACGTAAGGCAAGTACACGTTTGTCGCCCGAAGTCATCAAAGGTATTATACAGTCGATTCCCAACCCCGTAGAAATCGCCTTTTTGATAGAGCAGATAGCAGAGTATGACCCTACGCTGTTGAACTCGCCTCAAAACGTAAGCAAATACAACACCGATTACCGTCGCGCGCTGAATTTGGGCATTTACAGTACAGACTTGGGGTATGCCAATACCTATGGCAAAAGCCAAGATGTCATCAACTATTTGTCAGCTACTCGTGATTTGGCTAACGGCTTGAACGTGGAAAAATATTTTGACTTTGAGCATATCCGCAAGCTGGCTGCCTACAAAGACAGCTTGGGGGTATTGGTGATGGAGTCTACGCGCAGCTTGGAGCGCATGAACGAAGCCCTTCAAAATGAAGGTCGCACAGATATGACCATTCTTATACTGACTGGTGGGTGGTTGGAAGGGCTTTATCTGCTGTGCAATGTAGAGCGCGAGCAACACAACGAAGAACTGGCAATTCGCATTGCCGAGCAAAAAATAGTCTTAGAACAGTTATTGGTGCTTTTGCGTAATTACGAAGACTATAACCCCAAAATCAAGCGCCTGCGCAGCCAACTGGAAGAGCTGGCAGCCCTATATGAGCATGTAGAAGTGAAATATGTACCCGGAAAAGTGAAACAAGTGGAAATAGATGGCGTATTGACCATAGAACAAGAGCAAAAAGCCGAAGTAAAATTTACTTTGAGCGACCTGAATGCTATCTTGAGTAAAGTTCGTGAAATAAGAAATCAAATCGTTAACTAA